In Flavobacterium lacustre, a genomic segment contains:
- a CDS encoding putative porin: protein MRILFIFYFLALPMLLFSQKKFSKEFDINSKYQSSTDTVRAKKPQKVATIDMYRVITLERDTTYIDTSLTIQKEYSHNYLRKDNFGLLPFPNDGQTYNTLQYSLTEFSPYPEFGFKAKHFNFLEANQIRYCSVATPVTELYFKTTQQKGQSVDSFITLNTSENLNFSMAYRGLRSTGKYINQMSSTGNFRFTVSYNTKNKRYFANTHFTHQDILNEENGGITTIEDFESENIDYKNRQRLEVYFTDAKSFLKGKRVFLDHFFRVNPTKGANNLYVTHQFNYENKFFEYNQATVPSTVNGSVVYRFGDSFKDSGINDQTHYNKMYNKAGLVYENTTLGKFQFFVDDFRSNFYYNKLLVFDNRTVPSALSQKINSAGGQYEYRKNKWNGKFLYSRSITNQSLSNLDAKLQYDLDDENQVTFQYQNINKLPNNNYNLYQSSYIDYNWSNDFKNEKINSFTANATTQWVNASLQFSVLNDHLYFDDVSTASQKLANTQIVSPSQYNGTINYLSVKLSKEIQFGKFALDNTFLYQKVDQQDAILNVPEIVTRNTFYFSNYFFKKALYLQTGIVFNYFTKYYANDYNPVVGEFFVQREKEIGNFPNLDFFINARIQRTRIYFKAEHFNSSLTGNNFYSSPNNPYRDFTIRFGLVWNFFQ from the coding sequence ATGAGAATTCTCTTTATATTTTATTTTTTAGCATTGCCAATGCTGTTATTTTCTCAAAAAAAATTTAGTAAAGAGTTCGATATTAATAGTAAATATCAAAGTTCAACGGATACTGTCAGAGCTAAGAAACCGCAAAAAGTGGCAACTATAGATATGTATCGGGTGATTACTTTAGAGCGCGACACAACGTATATTGACACTTCGTTAACCATTCAAAAAGAGTACAGTCATAATTATTTGCGAAAAGATAATTTTGGACTTCTTCCTTTTCCAAATGATGGGCAAACTTACAATACCTTGCAATATAGTTTGACTGAGTTTTCTCCATATCCGGAATTTGGTTTCAAAGCAAAACATTTTAATTTTCTCGAAGCCAACCAAATTAGATATTGTTCGGTAGCTACTCCTGTAACCGAATTGTATTTTAAAACCACACAACAAAAAGGGCAGTCTGTTGATTCATTCATTACTTTAAATACTTCTGAAAACCTTAATTTTTCGATGGCTTATAGAGGATTGCGTTCTACAGGAAAGTATATTAATCAAATGTCAAGTACCGGAAATTTTAGGTTTACGGTAAGTTATAATACTAAAAACAAACGTTATTTTGCTAATACACATTTCACACATCAAGATATATTGAATGAGGAAAATGGCGGAATAACTACCATCGAAGATTTTGAAAGTGAAAATATAGATTATAAAAACAGACAAAGATTAGAAGTTTATTTTACAGATGCCAAATCTTTTTTGAAAGGTAAAAGAGTATTTTTAGATCATTTTTTCAGAGTTAATCCAACCAAAGGTGCCAATAATTTATATGTTACGCATCAATTTAATTACGAAAATAAATTCTTCGAATACAATCAAGCCACGGTTCCATCAACAGTAAACGGAAGTGTAGTTTACCGTTTTGGGGATTCTTTTAAGGATAGCGGTATCAATGATCAAACGCATTATAATAAAATGTATAACAAAGCGGGATTGGTCTATGAAAATACTACTTTAGGTAAATTTCAGTTTTTTGTTGACGATTTCAGGTCCAATTTCTATTATAACAAATTATTAGTTTTTGATAACAGAACAGTTCCGAGTGCTTTGAGCCAAAAGATAAATAGCGCCGGAGGGCAATATGAATACCGCAAAAATAAGTGGAACGGTAAATTTTTATATTCAAGATCCATTACTAATCAGTCTTTGTCTAATCTGGATGCAAAGTTGCAATATGATTTAGATGATGAAAACCAAGTGACATTTCAATATCAGAATATAAATAAATTGCCTAACAATAATTATAATTTGTATCAAAGCAGTTACATAGATTACAATTGGTCTAATGATTTTAAGAACGAAAAAATAAATTCTTTCACTGCAAATGCTACTACACAATGGGTAAATGCGTCATTGCAGTTTTCGGTGTTGAATGATCATTTGTATTTTGATGATGTATCAACAGCTTCACAAAAGCTGGCCAATACACAAATTGTGTCACCATCTCAATACAATGGAACCATTAATTATTTATCGGTTAAACTAAGCAAAGAGATTCAATTTGGTAAATTTGCATTAGACAACACTTTTTTATATCAAAAAGTAGATCAACAAGATGCTATTTTGAATGTTCCTGAAATTGTAACGAGAAATACCTTTTATTTCTCTAATTATTTTTTCAAAAAAGCATTGTATTTGCAAACAGGAATCGTTTTTAATTATTTTACAAAGTATTATGCGAATGATTATAATCCGGTTGTAGGTGAGTTTTTTGTTCAGCGCGAAAAGGAAATTGGAAATTTTCCTAATTTAGATTTCTTCATTAATGCCAGAATTCAACGCACGAGAATTTATTTTAAAGCAGAACATTTCAATTCTTCTTTGACAGGAAATAATTTTTATTCTTCACCAAATAACCCATATCGTGACTTCACCATTCGTTTTGGTTTAGTTTGGAATTTCTTTCAGTAA
- a CDS encoding ribonuclease HII: protein MLQNNFSGFMLETGTDEAGRGCLAGPVTAAAVILPKDFKNDILNDSKQLSEKTREKLRPIIEQQAISFAVVHLEPTEIDEINILNASMKGMQECVLKLNPIPEFIIVDGNRLLNAKLGLKNTSGKQFSKTEIELLKAIPNRSIIKGDAKFMSIAAASVLAKTYRDDYMNRIHEEFPMYNWKKNKGYPTKEHREAIRKFGVTKYHRMTFRLLPEQLKIDF, encoded by the coding sequence ATGCTTCAAAATAACTTTTCAGGATTCATGTTAGAAACCGGTACTGATGAAGCAGGACGCGGTTGTCTTGCTGGACCGGTAACTGCGGCAGCGGTTATTCTTCCGAAGGATTTCAAGAATGATATTTTGAATGACAGCAAACAATTATCGGAGAAAACAAGAGAAAAATTAAGACCTATAATTGAGCAGCAAGCCATCTCGTTTGCGGTAGTCCATTTAGAGCCGACAGAAATTGATGAAATAAACATTTTAAATGCTTCGATGAAAGGAATGCAGGAATGTGTTTTGAAATTAAATCCAATTCCGGAATTTATTATTGTTGATGGTAATCGATTGCTCAACGCAAAATTGGGATTAAAAAATACTTCAGGGAAACAATTTTCTAAAACAGAAATAGAATTATTGAAAGCAATTCCTAATAGGAGCATTATAAAAGGAGATGCGAAATTTATGAGTATTGCTGCGGCTTCCGTATTGGCCAAAACATATCGGGATGATTATATGAATCGGATTCACGAGGAATTTCCCATGTATAATTGGAAAAAAAACAAAGGGTATCCCACTAAAGAACACCGTGAAGCCATTAGAAAATTCGGAGTTACTAAATACCACCGAATGACGTTTCGGTTATTGCCTGAGCAGTTGAAAATTGATTTCTAA
- the lipB gene encoding lipoyl(octanoyl) transferase LipB encodes MNKTIQLQDLGNKDYNATWQYQEELFKEIVDLKIKNRREETSLQTPNYFLFVEHPHVYTLGKSGDLSNLLLSEKQLEAKGATFYKINRGGDITYHGPGQIVGYPIIDLENFFTDIHKYLRFLEEAIILTLQEYGITCGRSEGETGVWLGVGTPFARKICAMGVRASRWVTMHGFALNVNADLGYFDNIIPCGIRGKAVTSLQVELGVEKVDEAEVKEKILKHFANLFDATFVS; translated from the coding sequence ATGAACAAGACCATCCAACTTCAAGATTTAGGAAATAAAGATTACAACGCAACTTGGCAATATCAGGAAGAATTGTTCAAAGAAATAGTTGACTTAAAAATTAAAAACAGGAGAGAGGAAACGAGTTTGCAAACGCCCAATTATTTCCTTTTTGTTGAGCATCCTCATGTGTATACTTTAGGAAAAAGCGGAGATTTAAGTAATTTATTACTATCTGAAAAACAATTGGAAGCCAAAGGCGCCACTTTTTATAAAATTAATCGCGGTGGTGATATTACGTATCACGGACCGGGACAAATTGTGGGATATCCCATTATAGACTTAGAAAATTTCTTTACAGATATTCATAAATACTTACGTTTTCTTGAAGAAGCTATCATTTTAACGTTGCAGGAATACGGAATCACTTGTGGCAGAAGCGAAGGTGAAACCGGAGTTTGGTTAGGAGTAGGAACACCATTTGCCCGAAAAATTTGTGCCATGGGCGTTCGAGCTTCCCGTTGGGTAACCATGCACGGATTTGCTTTAAACGTAAATGCTGATTTAGGGTATTTTGATAATATTATTCCGTGTGGAATCCGTGGTAAAGCAGTAACCTCATTACAGGTAGAACTTGGCGTAGAAAAAGTAGATGAAGCCGAAGTCAAAGAAAAAATCCTGAAACATTTTGCAAATTTGTTCGACGCTACGTTTGTATCTTAA
- the lysS gene encoding lysine--tRNA ligase produces the protein MALSEQEILRREALTELRNLGIEPYPAAEFITTAYSSEILADFEKYEGKEVVLAGRLMGKRIMGKASFAELKDAEGRIQIYVSRDDISTDEEKTMYNVVFKKLLDIGDFIGVRGTVFKTQVGEISVHIYGLTVLAKALKPLPVVKTDADGKTHDAFADPEQRYRRRYVDLTVNDHVKETFIKRTKLFNSMRSFFNDKGYLEVETPVLQPIPGGAAARPFTTHHNSLDIPLYMRIANELYLKRLIVGGFDGVYEFSKNFRNEGMDRTHNPEFTAMEIYVAYKDYNWMMDFTENLLEHCAIGVNGTSEATFGEHTVNFKAPYTRVTMTDSIKHFTGFDISGKNEAELFEAARGMGIDVNATMGKGKLIDEIFGAKCEGNYIQPTFITDYPKEMSPLCKQHRDNPELTERFELMVCGKEVANAYSELNDPIDQRERFEDQMRLSEKGDDEATGIIDEDFLRALEYGMPPTSGLGIGMDRLMMFLTNNSSIQEVLLFPQMRPEKKQVQIELLDEEKLILALLQTNENKMDLGLLKIKSDLSGKKWDAAMKGLAKHGLIKVSLVGDSKIVEIAG, from the coding sequence ATGGCATTATCCGAACAAGAAATATTACGTAGAGAAGCACTTACCGAATTGCGCAATTTAGGCATTGAGCCTTATCCAGCAGCCGAATTTATCACAACCGCTTATTCCAGCGAAATCTTAGCCGATTTTGAAAAGTATGAAGGTAAGGAAGTGGTTTTAGCAGGACGTTTGATGGGGAAGCGCATCATGGGGAAAGCCAGTTTTGCTGAATTGAAAGATGCTGAAGGACGTATCCAGATTTATGTTTCAAGAGATGATATTTCGACTGATGAGGAGAAAACAATGTACAATGTGGTTTTCAAAAAACTATTGGATATTGGCGATTTTATAGGAGTTCGCGGAACAGTTTTCAAAACGCAAGTGGGTGAAATTTCTGTTCATATTTATGGCTTGACAGTTTTGGCTAAAGCCTTGAAACCACTTCCTGTAGTAAAAACAGATGCTGACGGAAAAACACATGATGCTTTTGCAGATCCGGAACAAAGATACCGTCGTCGTTACGTGGATTTGACTGTGAACGATCATGTGAAAGAAACGTTTATCAAGAGAACAAAATTGTTCAATTCGATGCGTTCGTTCTTTAATGACAAAGGATATCTAGAGGTAGAAACTCCCGTTTTACAACCGATTCCCGGGGGTGCTGCAGCGAGACCTTTTACCACACACCACAACTCGCTTGATATTCCGTTATACATGCGTATAGCAAACGAATTGTACCTAAAAAGATTGATTGTTGGTGGTTTTGATGGTGTTTATGAGTTTTCTAAAAACTTCCGTAATGAAGGAATGGATAGAACGCACAACCCGGAATTTACTGCCATGGAAATATATGTAGCTTATAAAGACTACAACTGGATGATGGATTTTACCGAAAACTTACTAGAGCATTGCGCTATTGGGGTAAACGGAACCAGCGAAGCAACTTTTGGAGAACACACTGTGAACTTCAAAGCGCCTTATACTCGCGTTACAATGACAGATTCCATTAAGCATTTTACCGGTTTTGATATTTCAGGCAAAAACGAAGCCGAATTATTTGAAGCTGCCAGAGGAATGGGAATTGATGTGAATGCTACGATGGGTAAAGGAAAATTGATAGATGAGATTTTTGGCGCTAAATGCGAAGGGAATTATATTCAACCAACATTCATTACAGATTATCCTAAGGAAATGTCTCCTTTGTGCAAACAACACCGAGACAACCCAGAATTGACAGAACGTTTTGAGTTGATGGTTTGCGGTAAAGAAGTAGCCAATGCATATTCTGAACTAAATGATCCTATTGACCAAAGAGAACGTTTTGAAGACCAAATGAGATTATCTGAAAAAGGTGATGATGAAGCTACCGGAATTATTGATGAGGATTTCTTGAGAGCTTTAGAGTATGGAATGCCACCAACCTCAGGATTAGGAATTGGAATGGACCGTTTGATGATGTTTTTAACTAATAATTCTTCTATTCAAGAAGTGTTGTTGTTCCCACAAATGAGACCTGAGAAAAAACAAGTCCAAATTGAGTTGTTAGACGAAGAGAAATTAATTCTTGCTCTTTTGCAAACCAATGAAAACAAAATGGATTTGGGTTTATTAAAAATAAAATCAGATTTGAGCGGAAAAAAATGGGATGCTGCCATGAAAGGATTAGCAAAACACGGACTCATAAAAGTTTCATTAGTTGGTGACAGCAAAATAGTAGAAATAGCAGGATAA